From Crassaminicella indica, one genomic window encodes:
- a CDS encoding Maf family protein has product MKKIILASASPRRKDILEKFGFPFKIKKGNIEEKIDAEEKPEQIAMSLAFEKAIEVSKSCNEGEIVIAADTIVVKNGILGKPKNYEEAFSMLKMLQDDIHDVITGLAVIEVDTYNKFVTFEKTKVKMKQLTDDEIKRYIDTGEVWDKAGSYGIQGKGSALIEWVYGDYFNVVGLPIAKLQSMLSKYFDLELI; this is encoded by the coding sequence ATGAAAAAAATTATATTAGCGTCAGCTTCTCCAAGAAGAAAAGATATTCTTGAGAAATTCGGATTTCCATTTAAAATAAAAAAAGGGAATATAGAAGAAAAAATAGACGCAGAAGAAAAACCAGAGCAGATTGCAATGAGTTTGGCATTTGAAAAAGCTATAGAAGTTTCAAAGAGCTGTAATGAAGGTGAAATTGTTATAGCAGCTGATACAATTGTTGTAAAAAATGGAATTTTAGGGAAACCTAAAAATTATGAGGAAGCCTTTAGTATGTTGAAAATGCTCCAAGATGATATTCATGATGTAATTACTGGACTTGCAGTGATAGAGGTTGATACTTATAATAAGTTTGTAACCTTTGAAAAAACAAAAGTAAAGATGAAACAGTTGACAGATGATGAGATCAAAAGGTATATTGATACAGGAGAAGTTTGGGATAAAGCTGGTTCTTATGGTATTCAAGGAAAAGGCAGTGCACTTATAGAATGGGTTTATGGAGACTATTTTAATGTAGTTGGATTACCAATAGCAAAGCTTCAAAGTATGTTGAGCAAATATTTTGATTTAGAGCTTATTTAA
- a CDS encoding RnfABCDGE type electron transport complex subunit D, translated as MENRLIASSSPHIRADESVNKIMRDVVIALLPATLAGVYFFRMGAVKVILAAVIAAVLTEAAIQKICKKPVTINDWSAVVTGLLLAFNIPASAPWWIPVIGSIFAIAIVKQVFGGLGHNFMNPALAARAMLLASWPVQMTAWIKPGADAVSTATPLGMLKEGTTEAFPSLADLVIGNVGGCIGETSAILLIIGGIYLVYRGVITPRIPVIYIGTVAVLMMIFGGFDVNYMLTNVFAGGLMIGAIYMATDYASSPVTPKGQVIFALGCGILTAVIRKFGGYPEGVSYSILVMNVAAPLIDKYTSPRVFGEVK; from the coding sequence ATGGAGAATCGATTGATTGCATCTTCGTCTCCCCATATAAGGGCAGATGAATCAGTAAATAAAATAATGCGTGATGTTGTTATTGCGTTACTTCCTGCAACATTAGCAGGCGTATATTTCTTTAGAATGGGAGCAGTAAAAGTAATTTTAGCTGCTGTAATTGCCGCAGTATTGACAGAAGCTGCTATTCAAAAAATTTGTAAAAAGCCAGTTACAATTAATGATTGGAGTGCTGTAGTTACAGGATTATTATTGGCATTTAATATTCCAGCTAGTGCACCCTGGTGGATTCCTGTAATTGGGTCAATTTTTGCTATAGCAATTGTTAAACAAGTATTTGGTGGACTTGGTCATAACTTTATGAATCCAGCTTTAGCTGCACGTGCAATGCTACTTGCTTCATGGCCAGTTCAGATGACAGCTTGGATAAAGCCAGGAGCTGATGCTGTAAGTACAGCTACACCTTTAGGGATGCTAAAAGAAGGTACAACAGAAGCGTTTCCTTCATTAGCTGATTTAGTTATAGGAAATGTTGGAGGATGTATTGGTGAGACTTCTGCTATATTATTAATTATTGGTGGGATTTATCTTGTATATAGAGGAGTTATTACACCAAGAATTCCTGTAATATATATAGGAACAGTAGCAGTACTTATGATGATCTTCGGAGGCTTTGATGTAAATTATATGCTTACAAATGTATTTGCGGGTGGACTAATGATTGGTGCGATATATATGGCAACAGATTATGCTTCATCACCTGTAACACCAAAAGGGCAAGTGATTTTTGCACTTGGATGTGGTATTTTAACTGCAGTTATTAGAAAGTTTGGTGGATATCCAGAGGGAGTATCCTATTCAATACTTGTAATGAATGTGGCTGCACCACTTATCGATAAATATACAAGCCCAAGAGTATTTGGGGAGGTGAAGTAA
- a CDS encoding rod shape-determining protein, with the protein MGLFNYFSKDMGIDLGTANTLVYIRGRGIVVREPSVVAIQEDTKEVLAVGQEAKQMIGRTPGNIIAIRPLKDGVIADFDITQSMLKYFIKRAYPKKSLLFAPRVVVGVPSGVTEVERRSVEEAALQAGAKEAYLIEEPMAAAIGAGLPVEEPTGSMVVDIGGGTTEIAVISLGGIVTSRSVRVGGDELDESIVQYIKKEYSLMIGERTAEEIKVTIGSAFPKVKEEKMAIRGRDLVSGLPKTLTISSTEILEALHEPINTIIEAIKYTLEKTPPELASDIMEQGIMLTGGGALLDGFNKLVRKETGMPVHIAEEPLDCVALGTGKTIEEIETLKRVLISSKRMR; encoded by the coding sequence ATGGGATTATTTAATTACTTTTCAAAGGATATGGGAATAGATTTAGGAACAGCGAATACACTTGTATATATTAGAGGTAGGGGAATTGTAGTAAGAGAGCCCTCTGTAGTTGCGATACAGGAAGATACGAAAGAAGTTCTTGCTGTGGGACAAGAAGCAAAACAAATGATAGGAAGAACACCTGGAAATATTATTGCTATCAGACCATTAAAGGATGGTGTAATAGCTGATTTTGATATAACACAAAGCATGCTAAAATATTTCATAAAAAGGGCTTACCCTAAAAAGTCTTTATTATTTGCACCAAGAGTAGTAGTAGGTGTACCATCTGGAGTTACAGAGGTTGAAAGAAGATCTGTTGAGGAAGCTGCTCTTCAAGCTGGAGCAAAAGAGGCATATCTTATTGAAGAACCAATGGCTGCTGCTATTGGTGCAGGATTACCCGTAGAAGAACCTACAGGAAGTATGGTTGTTGATATTGGAGGCGGTACAACAGAAATTGCAGTAATTTCTTTAGGTGGTATTGTAACAAGCAGATCTGTTAGAGTTGGTGGAGATGAATTAGATGAGTCTATTGTTCAATATATAAAGAAAGAGTATAGTTTAATGATTGGGGAAAGAACGGCTGAAGAAATAAAGGTAACAATTGGATCAGCTTTTCCTAAAGTAAAAGAAGAAAAAATGGCGATAAGAGGAAGAGATTTGGTTTCAGGACTACCAAAAACATTAACAATTTCTTCAACAGAGATATTAGAAGCATTGCATGAGCCTATTAATACAATTATTGAAGCGATAAAATATACCTTAGAAAAAACTCCTCCAGAATTGGCATCAGATATTATGGAGCAAGGGATTATGCTTACTGGTGGAGGAGCCCTTTTAGATGGATTTAATAAATTAGTAAGAAAAGAAACGGGGATGCCTGTTCATATTGCTGAAGAACCACTTGATTGTGTTGCATTAGGTACAGGAAAGACTATTGAAGAAATTGAAACATTAAAAAGAGTGCTTATTTCTTCGAAAAGAATGAGATAA
- the radC gene encoding RadC family protein: MAESERPREKLIRSGVKNLSNAELLAILIRTGTKEISAIDLSQRILSAREDGLRYLADCTIEELSNLKGIGKTKACQIVAAVELGKRLSMSISKAKFSVQSPKDVANIFMEEMRYYKKEYFKSVLLNTKNEIISIEDVSIGSLNSSLVHPREVFVGPIRKSASSIILIHNHPSGNPKPSNEDIKITKRLMEVGKIIGIEVLDHIIIGDGKFISLKELSII, from the coding sequence ATGGCTGAAAGTGAAAGACCTAGGGAAAAATTAATAAGGTCAGGTGTAAAGAATTTATCCAATGCAGAGCTATTAGCTATTTTGATCAGAACAGGGACAAAAGAGATTTCAGCTATTGATTTATCACAAAGGATTTTATCAGCAAGAGAAGATGGTTTAAGATATTTAGCAGATTGTACTATAGAGGAGTTAAGCAATTTAAAAGGAATAGGGAAAACAAAGGCTTGTCAAATTGTAGCAGCTGTGGAATTAGGAAAGAGACTTTCCATGAGTATTTCAAAAGCTAAATTTAGTGTTCAATCGCCTAAAGATGTAGCTAATATTTTTATGGAAGAGATGAGGTATTATAAAAAAGAATATTTTAAGAGTGTTCTTTTAAATACAAAAAATGAAATCATCTCTATTGAAGATGTTTCTATTGGCAGTTTGAATAGTTCATTGGTTCATCCACGGGAGGTTTTTGTAGGACCTATAAGAAAAAGTGCATCCTCTATTATTCTTATTCATAATCATCCTAGTGGGAATCCAAAGCCAAGCAATGAAGATATTAAAATTACAAAAAGATTAATGGAAGTAGGAAAAATTATTGGAATTGAAGTTTTAGACCATATTATCATTGGTGATGGAAAGTTTATAAGCTTAAAAGAGCTTTCGATTATATAA
- the rsxE gene encoding electron transport complex subunit RsxE, which produces MKLGKTFMNGILFENPIFVQMLGMCPTLAVTTSAKNGVGMGLATTAVLIGANIVISLLKKVIPSKIRIPAFIVVIAAFVTVIGLMLKAYLPALDSQLGLFIPLIVVNCIILGRAEAFASKNSVVASAVDGIGMGLGFTIALTILGSVREILGAGAIFGKVLFGASFQPALIMILPPGAFLALGLLLALLNYIQSRKAIQN; this is translated from the coding sequence ATGAAATTAGGAAAAACGTTTATGAATGGTATATTATTTGAAAATCCGATTTTTGTACAAATGCTAGGAATGTGTCCAACACTTGCTGTTACAACATCAGCTAAAAATGGTGTTGGTATGGGACTTGCAACAACAGCAGTTTTAATAGGAGCAAATATAGTAATTTCACTGCTTAAAAAGGTTATACCTAGTAAAATTCGTATACCAGCGTTTATTGTAGTTATTGCAGCATTCGTTACAGTAATAGGACTTATGCTAAAGGCTTATCTTCCTGCACTAGATAGTCAATTGGGATTATTTATTCCATTGATTGTTGTTAACTGTATTATATTAGGAAGAGCAGAAGCATTTGCATCTAAAAATTCTGTAGTAGCTTCAGCTGTAGATGGTATTGGTATGGGATTAGGATTTACAATTGCTCTTACTATATTAGGTAGTGTAAGAGAGATATTAGGAGCAGGTGCTATCTTTGGTAAAGTTTTATTTGGAGCATCTTTTCAGCCAGCTTTAATTATGATTCTTCCTCCAGGTGCTTTTCTTGCTTTAGGTTTATTATTAGCGCTTTTAAATTATATTCAATCTAGAAAAGCAATTCAAAATTAA
- the rsxC gene encoding electron transport complex subunit RsxC — MSLLSFRGGVHPPHYKEATERCKVEKAKEPSRVVIPLQQHIGAPCEALVKPGDKVKVGQKIGEAKAFVCAPVHSSVSGEVKQVTKMLTPTGEAECVVIESDGLNELHESVKPKGDLENLSGKEILEIIKEAGIVGMGGATFPTHVKLSPPPDKKVDTIILNGAECEPYLTADHRLMLENPESIVFGLRAMMKVASVSKAYIGIEDNKPDAIESMKNAAKEYKEIEVVGLRTKYPQGAEKQLIYACTKREVPSGGLPMDAGVIVNNVATASAIGNAIKTGMPLIERICTITGKGIKEPKNLLIKVGTSIKEIIEQCGGYNGTPGKLILGGPMMGLSQYTDEIPSTKGTSGILVFTPEEARLPEPKACIRCGKCVEICPAFLQPLYISAYALNNMYDTAEKYRALDCIECGSCSFICPSKRPLLQSIRVAKREIIAKKRKSK; from the coding sequence ATGAGTCTTTTATCCTTCAGAGGCGGGGTACATCCTCCTCATTACAAGGAAGCAACAGAAAGATGCAAAGTAGAAAAGGCGAAAGAGCCTAGTCGTGTTGTTATACCATTACAACAACACATTGGGGCACCTTGTGAAGCTTTAGTAAAGCCAGGAGACAAGGTAAAGGTAGGGCAAAAAATAGGGGAAGCAAAGGCTTTTGTTTGTGCACCTGTTCATAGTAGTGTTTCAGGTGAAGTAAAACAAGTCACAAAAATGCTTACCCCAACAGGTGAAGCAGAGTGCGTTGTTATTGAATCTGATGGTTTAAATGAACTTCATGAAAGCGTTAAACCAAAAGGAGATCTAGAAAATTTATCAGGAAAAGAAATTTTAGAAATCATTAAAGAAGCTGGTATTGTTGGTATGGGAGGAGCTACTTTCCCAACACATGTAAAGCTTTCACCACCACCTGATAAAAAAGTTGATACCATTATTTTAAATGGTGCCGAGTGTGAGCCATATTTAACTGCTGACCACAGACTTATGTTAGAAAATCCAGAAAGTATTGTTTTTGGATTAAGAGCAATGATGAAGGTGGCAAGTGTTTCCAAAGCGTATATTGGCATAGAAGATAACAAGCCAGATGCTATAGAAAGTATGAAGAATGCTGCAAAAGAATATAAAGAAATTGAAGTTGTAGGGCTTAGAACTAAGTATCCTCAAGGAGCAGAAAAACAGTTAATTTATGCTTGTACAAAAAGAGAAGTTCCATCTGGTGGACTTCCAATGGATGCGGGTGTTATTGTAAATAACGTGGCAACAGCTTCAGCTATTGGCAATGCAATTAAAACAGGAATGCCTTTAATAGAAAGAATTTGTACGATTACAGGAAAAGGCATTAAAGAACCTAAAAACTTGTTGATTAAGGTAGGTACTTCAATTAAAGAAATTATTGAACAGTGTGGTGGATATAATGGAACGCCTGGCAAGCTTATTTTAGGTGGACCAATGATGGGACTTTCTCAATATACGGACGAAATTCCTTCAACGAAGGGTACATCAGGGATACTTGTATTTACACCAGAGGAGGCAAGACTTCCTGAACCAAAAGCATGTATAAGATGTGGTAAATGCGTTGAAATTTGTCCAGCTTTCTTGCAACCACTATACATAAGTGCGTATGCTTTAAACAATATGTATGATACAGCTGAAAAATATCGTGCCCTAGACTGTATAGAATGTGGTTCTTGTTCATTTATCTGTCCTTCCAAGAGACCACTACTACAGTCTATTAGAGTTGCTAAGCGTGAGATTATAGCTAAGAAAAGAAAGAGTAAGTAA
- the rsxA gene encoding electron transport complex subunit RsxA, translating to MDVKGLFVILVSGILVNNFVLSRFLGICPFLGVSKQVETASGMGMAVTFVMTIASIITYFVQHAILEPFHLEYLQTIAFILVIAALVQFVEMVIQKVSPTLYQALGVYLPLITTNCAVLGLTILNIQSRFNLIETIVNAIGAAVGFSLAIILFAGIRERLEIADVPAIFKGFPVALITASLMAIAFLGFAGLV from the coding sequence GTGGATGTAAAAGGATTATTTGTTATACTCGTTAGTGGTATATTAGTAAATAACTTTGTATTATCAAGATTCTTAGGGATTTGTCCGTTTTTAGGAGTATCTAAGCAAGTTGAAACAGCTTCAGGTATGGGAATGGCTGTTACATTTGTTATGACTATAGCATCGATCATCACATATTTTGTTCAGCATGCTATTTTAGAACCTTTTCATTTAGAATATTTGCAAACAATAGCTTTTATATTAGTTATAGCTGCATTGGTACAGTTTGTAGAAATGGTAATTCAAAAGGTAAGTCCAACCCTTTATCAAGCATTAGGTGTGTATTTACCACTTATTACAACAAACTGTGCAGTACTTGGTCTAACAATTTTAAATATTCAATCTAGGTTTAATTTAATTGAAACCATCGTAAATGCTATTGGAGCGGCTGTAGGTTTTTCTCTAGCGATTATTCTTTTTGCAGGAATTAGAGAGCGTCTTGAAATAGCAGATGTTCCTGCTATATTTAAAGGATTTCCAGTAGCACTTATAACAGCAAGTTTGATGGCTATTGCATTTTTAGGATTTGCTGGACTTGTGTAA
- a CDS encoding RnfABCDGE type electron transport complex subunit B yields MDLSTIIGPVASLGGMGLLFGAGLAYASQKFAVEVDPRVTAINEVLPGANCGGCGFPGCGGLANAIVEGKAPVNGCPVGGADCAKKIAEIMGVEAGDDVRKVAKVLCGGDNANCKEKYDYYGIQDCKAAAMIAGGSKSCAYGCLGLGTCVSVCQFGAIEITDGKVARIIPEKCTGCGKCIEACPKDVIALVPFEQDVIVECNNKEKGKAVKDKCSVGCIGCQLCVRACPFDAINFENNLATIDYEKCKNCMLCAEKCPTGAIYANFENRKKAEIIPDNCIGCTICAKQCPVDAIEGELKKVHKVLEDKCIGCGACAEKCPKKTIIMK; encoded by the coding sequence ATGGATTTATCAACAATTATAGGTCCTGTTGCCAGCTTAGGTGGAATGGGACTTCTATTTGGAGCAGGACTTGCATATGCTTCTCAAAAATTTGCAGTTGAAGTAGATCCTAGAGTAACTGCAATTAATGAAGTATTACCAGGTGCAAACTGTGGAGGCTGTGGATTCCCAGGTTGTGGAGGATTGGCAAATGCAATCGTTGAAGGAAAAGCACCTGTGAATGGATGTCCTGTTGGTGGTGCTGATTGTGCAAAAAAAATTGCTGAAATTATGGGTGTAGAAGCAGGCGACGATGTAAGAAAAGTAGCAAAGGTATTGTGCGGTGGAGATAATGCAAACTGCAAAGAAAAATATGATTATTATGGCATTCAAGATTGTAAAGCAGCAGCAATGATTGCTGGAGGAAGCAAAAGCTGTGCATATGGCTGTCTTGGATTAGGTACGTGTGTAAGTGTTTGTCAATTTGGTGCGATCGAGATTACAGATGGAAAAGTGGCAAGAATTATTCCTGAAAAATGTACGGGATGTGGAAAATGTATAGAAGCTTGTCCAAAGGATGTAATTGCTCTTGTGCCTTTTGAGCAGGATGTTATTGTGGAATGTAATAATAAGGAAAAAGGAAAAGCTGTTAAGGATAAATGTAGCGTTGGCTGTATCGGCTGTCAGCTATGCGTGAGAGCTTGTCCTTTTGACGCTATAAATTTTGAAAACAATCTTGCAACAATTGACTATGAAAAATGTAAAAACTGTATGTTATGCGCAGAAAAATGTCCTACAGGTGCAATTTATGCAAACTTTGAGAACAGAAAAAAAGCAGAAATTATACCTGATAACTGTATTGGATGTACAATTTGTGCAAAACAATGTCCAGTTGATGCAATAGAAGGTGAATTGAAAAAGGTTCACAAGGTTTTAGAGGATAAATGTATTGGTTGTGGAGCTTGTGCAGAAAAATGTCCTAAGAAAACAATTATAATGAAGTAA
- the mreC gene encoding rod shape-determining protein MreC yields the protein MIVTFVTIILIIIMGITIGGRAKVTMPENIIGKVIVPVQKVLYKGGQGIERAVSSLFTFRTIAKENEVLKKEIEKLNQKVIQLSLTRDELNELRSLYSALNYAKENNKNNYVTASITGKDIGNWFNMFTIDAGKNQGIKKNSTVMNGQGLIGKVFEVGDDWSKVVTIIDNKSSVSFQVLRNNQYIGVIRGSVKGELNGYLIDPEADVLVGDKLITSGLSMYEKGILIGEIKEVIKKEDELLKTIVVEPVVNFKKLDKVFIIVPDKLN from the coding sequence ATGATAGTAACATTTGTTACTATCATTCTCATTATTATAATGGGGATTACAATAGGTGGAAGAGCAAAGGTAACAATGCCTGAAAATATAATTGGTAAAGTGATAGTACCTGTACAAAAAGTACTCTATAAGGGTGGACAAGGTATTGAGCGAGCAGTAAGTTCTCTATTTACATTTAGAACTATTGCAAAGGAGAATGAGGTATTAAAAAAAGAAATAGAAAAGCTAAATCAAAAAGTAATACAATTATCCCTTACAAGAGATGAATTAAATGAACTAAGAAGTTTATATAGTGCTTTAAATTATGCAAAGGAAAATAATAAAAATAATTATGTAACAGCCAGTATTACAGGAAAAGATATTGGAAACTGGTTTAATATGTTTACAATTGACGCAGGAAAAAATCAAGGAATAAAAAAAAATAGTACAGTAATGAATGGACAAGGCTTAATTGGAAAAGTTTTTGAAGTAGGGGATGATTGGTCTAAAGTTGTAACAATTATAGATAATAAAAGTTCTGTAAGCTTTCAGGTTCTACGCAATAACCAATATATAGGTGTGATTAGAGGAAGTGTGAAGGGTGAACTTAATGGATATTTGATTGACCCTGAGGCAGATGTATTAGTTGGAGACAAATTAATCACATCAGGTCTTAGTATGTATGAAAAAGGGATACTCATTGGGGAAATTAAAGAAGTTATAAAGAAGGAAGACGAGCTTTTAAAAACTATTGTAGTAGAGCCTGTAGTAAATTTTAAAAAGTTAGACAAAGTATTTATTATAGTGCCTGATAAATTAAATTAA
- a CDS encoding RnfABCDGE type electron transport complex subunit G, which translates to MKEIAKLGIILFIIAAVAACVLGYVNDITKAPIEQQMIQANVKARQTVLPDATEFEEVDKSEYEGYENIIEVYKGLKDGEVVGYTIKTNPNGYGGPVEVMIGLSMDEVITGVSIGNHTETPGLGAKASGEFKDQYNGKSTEKELTVIKSGEAKDNEIMAISGATITSRAVTKGVNSAMKLFNEKLK; encoded by the coding sequence ATGAAAGAGATAGCTAAATTAGGAATAATTCTTTTCATTATTGCAGCTGTAGCAGCTTGTGTTCTTGGATATGTAAATGACATTACAAAAGCTCCAATTGAGCAGCAAATGATTCAAGCAAATGTTAAGGCTCGTCAAACAGTTCTTCCAGATGCTACTGAGTTTGAAGAAGTAGACAAGTCTGAATATGAAGGATATGAAAATATTATCGAAGTTTATAAAGGTTTAAAGGATGGCGAAGTAGTAGGATATACAATCAAAACAAATCCAAATGGATATGGTGGACCAGTTGAAGTAATGATTGGATTGAGTATGGATGAAGTGATTACTGGTGTAAGCATAGGAAACCATACAGAAACACCAGGACTTGGAGCAAAAGCATCAGGAGAATTCAAGGATCAATATAATGGAAAAAGCACAGAAAAAGAATTAACGGTTATTAAATCAGGAGAAGCGAAGGACAATGAAATTATGGCTATTTCAGGAGCTACTATTACTTCAAGAGCGGTAACTAAAGGAGTAAATAGTGCTATGAAATTATTTAATGAAAAGTTAAAGTAG
- the mreD gene encoding rod shape-determining protein MreD → MRMLAVTSIIIFNFLIQSTLLQYFRILGVLPNTSLIVVVGFSILWGKKSGAIIGFFTGILQDIMLGNMIGTNALLYMLIGYNIGVLEKKIYKDNNLAPIFFTTISTILYHLVYYVFMYVSHNATNMIFLFRKIIFLEVIYNDVLSIFIYRILYQLTKHPYMKAKTR, encoded by the coding sequence ATGAGAATGTTAGCTGTTACATCGATTATCATATTCAATTTTTTAATACAATCTACCCTATTGCAATATTTTAGAATATTAGGGGTTCTTCCTAATACAAGCTTGATTGTGGTTGTTGGATTTTCTATTTTATGGGGAAAGAAAAGTGGTGCTATAATTGGATTTTTTACTGGAATTTTACAAGACATAATGTTAGGGAATATGATAGGAACAAATGCATTGCTGTATATGTTAATAGGTTATAATATTGGAGTTTTAGAAAAGAAAATATATAAAGATAATAATTTGGCACCTATATTTTTCACAACGATTTCTACTATATTGTATCATTTGGTGTATTATGTGTTCATGTATGTATCGCATAATGCAACAAATATGATTTTTCTGTTTAGAAAGATTATATTTTTAGAGGTTATATATAATGATGTTTTATCTATATTCATTTATAGGATTTTATACCAACTTACTAAACATCCCTATATGAAAGCAAAAACAAGGTGA
- a CDS encoding NusG domain II-containing protein: MTKWDKILIVSVIFFALIGMFGLKEITANDKYLYLIIEVDGKEYKKISLDGLDHSKTIEINTKYGHSVIEVDGQGARFLESDCKDQLCVKMGKITKANQTSICLPNRISIKLVSEESDVDIVSY, from the coding sequence ATGACAAAATGGGATAAAATACTTATAGTATCGGTTATTTTTTTTGCGTTGATAGGAATGTTTGGACTAAAAGAAATAACTGCTAATGATAAATATTTGTATTTAATCATTGAAGTAGATGGAAAAGAGTATAAAAAGATATCTTTAGATGGATTAGATCATTCTAAAACAATAGAAATCAATACAAAATATGGACATAGTGTAATTGAAGTAGATGGTCAAGGTGCTAGATTTTTAGAATCAGATTGTAAAGATCAATTATGCGTAAAGATGGGGAAAATTACAAAAGCCAATCAAACAAGTATTTGTTTGCCGAATAGAATATCTATCAAACTTGTATCAGAAGAATCAGATGTAGATATTGTTAGCTACTAG
- a CDS encoding Gx transporter family protein, translating to MRVKKIIYLSLITAIGISLHILESSIPLPISTVPGAKLGLANIVNLVTLVVFGFKEALVVGILRCFVAMLGTGAVTGLFYSLSGSLLSTLIMWFVYKYFSKYFSLIGVSVFGALAHNIAQLTVASLMIENYLIFTYLPMMMIISLFTGYFVGLTAIYTSNHLKKII from the coding sequence ATGAGAGTAAAAAAAATAATCTACTTATCATTGATTACAGCAATAGGTATTTCATTGCATATATTGGAGTCATCTATACCTTTACCGATTAGTACTGTACCTGGAGCAAAATTAGGTTTGGCAAATATCGTAAATCTTGTGACGTTGGTGGTATTTGGTTTCAAAGAGGCTTTAGTGGTTGGAATATTAAGGTGTTTTGTGGCGATGCTTGGAACAGGTGCTGTTACTGGGTTGTTTTATAGTTTATCAGGTTCTTTATTGAGTACGCTTATTATGTGGTTTGTATACAAATATTTTTCAAAATATTTTAGCTTGATCGGGGTAAGTGTTTTTGGTGCACTAGCACACAATATTGCACAGCTCACTGTTGCAAGCTTAATGATTGAAAACTATCTTATTTTCACATATTTGCCTATGATGATGATTATAAGTCTTTTTACAGGATACTTTGTTGGTCTAACAGCCATCTATACATCTAATCATTTAAAGAAAATAATATGA